One bacterium genomic window carries:
- a CDS encoding glycosyltransferase family 2 protein, which produces MKLSVVIPCYNEKDTIREIVKRVYALDINKEIIIVDNVSTDGTREILKELVSQYQNLRVFFHKQHKGKGAALRTGFKYVDGDVVVVQDADLEYSPQEYYKLLKQIDNGAMIVYGSRIKGRNKMMYFQYYLGNILVSLIANLLYLPLVTDVLTCYKMFKKEVLNNINLRCFGFEFCTEFTAKVRKKGYKICEVPIKYNPRTYEEGKKIKQKDGVIAIWSLLKYRFVD; this is translated from the coding sequence ATGAAACTCTCAGTTGTTATTCCGTGCTATAATGAAAAGGATACTATCAGAGAGATTGTAAAAAGAGTATATGCGCTGGATATCAATAAAGAGATTATAATTGTGGATAATGTATCTACTGACGGAACACGTGAAATACTTAAAGAACTGGTTTCTCAATACCAAAATCTCAGGGTTTTCTTTCATAAACAGCATAAGGGCAAAGGTGCTGCGCTTAGAACAGGATTCAAATATGTTGATGGGGATGTTGTAGTTGTGCAGGATGCTGACCTGGAGTATTCTCCACAAGAATATTATAAACTATTAAAACAGATAGATAACGGCGCTATGATTGTATATGGCTCAAGGATTAAGGGCAGAAACAAGATGATGTACTTTCAGTATTATCTGGGAAATATTTTAGTAAGTCTGATAGCAAATCTTCTCTATCTTCCATTGGTTACAGATGTATTAACGTGTTACAAAATGTTCAAAAAAGAGGTACTGAATAATATTAATTTAAGATGTTTTGGGTTTGAGTTCTGTACAGAATTCACCGCAAAAGTCAGAAAAAAGGGTTATAAAATTTGTGAAGTACCAATCAAATACAATCCCCGCACATATGAAGAAGGAAAAAAAATTAAGCAAAAAGATGGAGTGATAGCAATTTGGTCTCTTCTGAAATATCGTTTCGTAGATTAA